A window of the Brassica napus cultivar Da-Ae chromosome A2, Da-Ae, whole genome shotgun sequence genome harbors these coding sequences:
- the LOC106404878 gene encoding protein EXORDIUM-like 2: MAYNYRFAFFLTVLTALAGISSAALVKEQPLVLKYHNGALLKGNINVNLVWYGKFTPTQRSVIVDFIRSLNSKEATTSAAPSVASWWKTTEKYKGGASTLVIGKQLLLENYPLGKSLKNPNLRALSTKLNGGLRSITVVLTAKDVSVEGFCMNRCGSHGSSVSTSRRAANGEAYVWVGNAETMCPGYCAWPFHQPIYGPQGPPLVAPNGDVGVDGMIINLATLLANTVTNPFKNGYFQGPPTAPLEAVSACTGMFGSGSYPGYAGLVLVDKTTGSSYNARGLAGRKYLLPAMWDPQTSTCKTLV, encoded by the coding sequence ATGGCTTATAATTACCGTTTTGCCTTTTTCCTCACCGTCCTCACCGCCCTCGCCGGGATCTCCTCCGCCGCGTTGGTCAAGGAGCAGCCGCTTGTTCTGAAATACCACAACGGCGCACTcttgaaaggaaacatcaacgTCAATCTCGTTTGGTATGGGAAGTTCACACCCACCCAACGGTCAGTGATCGTCGACTTCATCCGCTCGCTCAACTCCAAAGAAGCCACAACCTCCGCCGCTCCCTCCGTCGCGTCGTGGTGGAAGACGACGGAGAAATACAAAGGCGGAGCTTCGACTCTCGTCATCGGGAAACAGCTCCTCCTCGAGAACTACCCCCTCGGAAAATCTCTCAAGAATCCTAACCTCCGTGCTCTATCCACCAAACTTAACGGCGGTCTCCGTTCTATAACCGTCGTTTTAACGGCGAAAGACGTTTCCGTCGAGGGCTTCTGTATGAATCGATGCGGGTCCCACGGATCGTCCGTCTCCACTTCGCGCCGCGCGGCTAACGGCGAGGCTTACGTCTGGGTCGGAAACGCTGAGACGATGTGCCCCGGATACTGCGCGTGGCCGTTTCACCAGCCCATTTACGGCCCACAAGGGCCGCCGTTAGTTGCGCCTAACGGTGACGTTGGAGTCGACGGGATGATTATAAACCTGGCTACGCTGCTAGCTAACACCGTCACGAATCCGTTTAAGAACGGTTATTTCCAGGGCCCACCAACTGCTCCACTTGAAGCTGTCTCCGCTTGTACCGGCATGTTCGGGTCGGGTTCTTACCCGGGTTACGCGGGTCTAGTGCTCGTTGACAAAACGACCGGGTCTAGCTACAACGCTCGTGGACTcgccgggaggaaatatctctTGCCGGCGATGTGGGATCCACAGACGTCGACGTGCAAGACTCTGGTTTGA
- the LOC106426620 gene encoding dicarboxylate transporter 2.2, chloroplastic translates to MESFALRSLSTTASSPLSYLSLRRSSSRSLSLSLTHPSISLYTSSPTLRSLSISSPRLTLRATASSTSSSPEIQSNPQSSSSSSSPPQGAKLIPLAISISIGLIVRFLIPRPEQVTSQGWQLLSVFLFTISGLVLGPLPVGAWAFIGLTASIVTRTLSFSTAFAAFTNELIWLIAISFFFARGFVKTGLGDRIATYFVKWLGRSTLGLSYGLVLCETFMGLIMPSTMARAGGVFLPVIKSLSLSAGSKPGDSSSRRLGAFLIQTQLQCAGTSGALLLTSAAQNLLCLKLAREVGVVLSNPWVSWFKAASVPAFASLLCTPLLIYKLYPPELKHTPEAPAAAAKKLERLGPITKNEWIMLGAMAFTVSLWVFGEAIGVSSVVSAMIGLSTLLVLGVINWNDCLSDKSAWDSLTWFAVLIGMAGQLTNLGVVAWMSDCVAKLLQTLSLTWPASFVILQASYLLLHYVFASQTAHAGALYPAFLAMQIAAGVPGVLAALCLAFNNNLSGALAHYSSGPAALYYGAGYVDLKDMFRLGFVMALLQAVIWGSVGSLWWKFLGLY, encoded by the exons ATGGAGAGTTTCGCCCTCCGTTCACTCTCAACCACCGCTTCTTCACCActctcttatctctctctccGCCGTTCATCTTCAAGATCATTATCATTATCACTTACTCACCCTTCGATCTCCCTTTACACCTCATCCCCAACCCTCCGATCACTCTCCATCTCCTCTCCTCGACTCACTCTCCGCGCCACCGCTTCTTCCACCTCGTCCTCACCGGAGATACAGAGCAATCctcaatcttcttcttcatcttcttcaccgCCGCAAGGAGCTAAGCTGATACCTCTCGCAATCTCCATCTCAATAGGTCTCATCGTCAGATTCCTAATCCCTAGACCCGAACAAGTGACGTCACAAGGATGGCAACTACTCTCAGTCTTCCTCTTCACCATCTCGGGCCTCGTCCTCGGCCCACTCCCCGTCGGGGCCTGGGCCTTCATCGGCCTAACCGCTTCGATCGTCACCAGAACGCTTTCTTTCTCAACCGCTTTCGCCGCTTTCACCAACGAGCTCATCTGGCTTATCGCGATCTCATTTTTCTTCGCTCGCGGCTTCGTTAAAACGGGTCTCGGCGATAGGATCGCTACTTACTTCGTGAAGTGGCTAGGGAGAAGCACTCTTGGTTTGTCGTACGGTCTCGTGTTGTGTGAAACGTTTATGGGTTTGATCATGCCCTCTACTATGGCTAGAGCCGGTGGGGTTTTCTTGCCGGTGATCAAGTCTTTGTCTCTCTCCGCCGGGAGTAAACCTGGTGACTCGTCTTCGAGAAGGCTTGGTGCTTTTCTGATTCAGACACAACTGCAG TGTGCAGGGACTTCTGGTGCGCTTCTCCTAACATCAGCTGCACAAAACTTGCTATGTCTCAAACTAGCTAGAGAAGTTGGTGTGGTGCTCTCAAACCCATGGGTCTCTTGGTTTAAAGCCGCGAGCGTTCCCGCCTTTGCGTCTCTTCTTTGCACACCTCTCCTCATCTACAAGCTTTACCCTCCTGAGCTTAAACACACACCGGAAGCTCCTGCTGCTGCCGCAAAGAAGCTGGAACGGTTAGGTCCCATCACTAAAAACGAATGGATCATGCTCGGTGCAATGGCCTTCACCGTCTCTCTTTGGGTTTTCGGAGAAGCAATAGGAGTATCAAGTGTTGTCTCCGCGATGATTGGTCTATCAACGTTACTAGTATTGGGAGTTATAAACTGGAATGATTGTCTAAGCGACAAATCGGCTTGGGACTCGCTAACTTGGTTTGCGGTTTTGATCGGTATGGCTGGACAACTAACGAACCTTGGGGTCGTTGCTTGGATGTCGGATTGTGTGGCTAAACTGCTGCAGACACTCTCCTTGACTTGGCCTGCTTCGTTTGTTATCCTCCAGGCTTCTTATCTCCTGCTGCATTACGTGTTCGCAAGCCAAACGGCTCATGCAGGTGCTCTCTATCCAGCTTTCTTGGCCATGCAGATAGCTGCTGGTGTTCCCGGGGTTTTAGCGGCTCTTTGTTTGGCCTTTAATAACAATCTTTCTGGTGCGTTGGCTCATTATAGTAGTGGACCAGCTGCTTTATACTATGGAG CTGGCTACGTAGATCTGAAAGACATGTTTAGGCTAGGGTTCGTGATGGCTCTATTACAAGCAGTCATTTGGGGATCTGTTGGATCTTTATGGTGGAAGTTCTTGGGTCTCTACTAG
- the LOC125585161 gene encoding glutathione S-transferase T2-like: MDPRNPLNPYSESPSYSYLLHSQNFQYGSYPSTQYPSEIPPYSSQQPDGPPEREDPAVASKERRQWTPADDEVVISAWLNTSKDAVVGNEQKSGTFWKRVAEYYESTPHAKESGEPREWLHIKQRWQKINDLTNKFCGAYSAAERQITSGQSETDVLKMAYDIYYADHKRKFNLEYAWCVLRFEQKWLSLNTPKPTKPTGSAKRKAGEECSSTTVGDEEVRPEGVKAAKARRKVGQGKSLADVTTVMEMKERLSKLAILDTLLAKTGPLSEAGEIVKNKLLAQYF; encoded by the coding sequence ATGGATCCAAGGAATCCATTGAATCCCTATAGTGAGTCCCCTAGTTATAGTTATCTTCTCCATAGCCAAAATTTTCAGTATGGAAGTTATCCTTCTACTCAGTATCCATCCGAGATACCTCCTTATAGTTCACAACAACCTGACGGTCCACCTGAACGTGAAGACCCAGCAGTTGCCTCTAAGGAGAGAAGGCAATGGACTCCAGCTGATGACGAGGTCGTCATAAGTGCTTGGCTCAACACATCTAAGGATGCAGTGGTTGGGAATGAACAAAAATCAGGGACGTTCTGGAAACGTGTTGCTGAGTACTATGAATCTACTCCACATGCTAAAGAGAGTGGTGAACCAAGAGAGTGGCTCCATATTAAGCAGAGGTGGCAGAAGATTAATGACCTCACCAACAAATTTTGCGGTGCTTACTCGGCAGCGGAGAGACAGATAACTTCTGGTCAGAGTGAGACTGACGTCCTCAAGATGGCTTATGATATCTACTACGCTGATCACAAGAGGAAATTCAATCTTGAGTATGCGTGGTGCGTGTTGAGGTTTGAGCAGAAATGGCTCAGTCTTAACACTCCTAAACCCACTAAACCCACTGGGAGTGCAAAGCGAAAAGCTGGAGAGGAATGTTCAAGCACCACTGTTGGTGATGAAGAGGTCCGGCCTGAAGGTGTCAAAGCGGCTAAAGCAAGAAGGAAGGTGGGTCAAGGAAAGTCTCTTGCTGATGTTACTACTGTGATGGAGATGAAAGAGAGACTGTCAAAGCTTGCCATTTTAGACACACTGTTAGCCAAGACAGGACCACTAAGCGAGGCTGGAGAGATTGTCAAGAACAAGCTGCTCGCTCAGTATTTCTGA
- the LOC125585163 gene encoding uncharacterized protein LOC125585163: MASSSHYHYHNDDDDEDYVNDYVEDYVNDYVQNFDEEPKKRKQRIYMERFREDGHQKLWNDYFSETPTYNPELFRRRFRMNKSLFLRIVQRLETNIPYFQQGTDCTGRSSLTPLQKCTAAIRQLAYGGAADSLDEYVRLAETTARKSLHKFTAGIISLFGDEYLRQPTQEDLQRLLYIGDQRGFPGMIGSIDL, translated from the coding sequence atggcatcttcttctcatTATCACTACCATAACGATGACGATGATGAAGATTATGTTAATGATTACGTTGAAGATTATGTTAATGATTACGTTCAAAACtttgatgaagaaccaaaaaagCGGAAGCAACGTATTTATATGGAGAGGTTCCGAGAAGACGGCCACCAGAAGCTCTGGAATGATTACTTTAGCGAGACTCCAACTTACAATCCCGAGTTATTCCGCCGACGGTTCCGAATGAACAAATCTTTGTTCCTGCGTATTGTACAACGTCTCGAAACCAACATACCGTATTTTCAACAAGGAACCGATTGTACCGGACGGTCTAGTCTAACACCCCTACAAAAATGTACTGCAGCAATCCGACAGTTGGCTTATGGCGGTGCAGCTGATTCGCTTGATGAGTATGTCCGGCTTGCTGAAACGACAGCTCGGAAATCTTTGCACAAATTTACCGCCGGAATAATCAGCTTGTTTGGTGATGAATACCTACGCCAACCGACACAAGAGGATCTGCAAAGACTTCTCTATATTGGAGACCAACGTGGGTTTCCGGGGATGATTggcagcatcgact